From Kangiella sp. TOML190, one genomic window encodes:
- a CDS encoding sulfurtransferase TusA family protein, with protein MGKLSQAEFQQLQAELTVSETLNCSRLLCPMPVIKTQNQLKTMASGDILKVICTDPGTMADIPTWSRINAIEVLGYAELDDHTIEFLLKA; from the coding sequence ATGGGCAAACTAAGCCAAGCTGAATTTCAACAACTTCAAGCCGAGTTAACCGTTAGCGAGACTCTAAACTGCAGTCGCTTGCTTTGCCCTATGCCAGTCATTAAAACCCAAAACCAGCTAAAAACCATGGCCTCTGGCGATATCTTAAAAGTCATTTGTACCGATCCTGGCACTATGGCGGATATCCCCACTTGGTCGCGCATCAATGCGATCGAGGTACTGGGCTATGCTGAGCTGGATGATCACACTATCGAGTTTTTACTTAAGGCTTAG
- a CDS encoding tRNA (5-methylaminomethyl-2-thiouridylate)-methyltransferase produces MTDTAIPTTQPQRKAVALISGGLDSLLAAKVVMEQGVHVEGINFYTGFCVEGHTHAIRKKDKDKQKRNNALWVAEQLGIKLHIIDISEEYKDIVINPKHGYGANLNPCLDCKIFMVNQAQAWAWAEENGFDFIITGEVIGQRPKSQRKETMPIIARESGADDRLLRPLCAKNLIPTLPEREGWVNRDELYDWSGRSRKPQFELAKKFGFEDYAQPAGGCCFLTDPNYSKKLADLWQARGERRYELDDIMLLKVGRHIRPKDNFKLIVSREEGENNFLRGYKKEFTSIHTISHGGPLTLLDGTFDKDDIKLAAQIVARYSGGRTADKVTVEVENYQGTSYVMDVAPMPVHEVKEEWHV; encoded by the coding sequence ATGACTGACACAGCAATTCCTACCACACAACCGCAACGCAAAGCCGTCGCTTTGATTTCTGGTGGCCTAGACTCCCTATTAGCAGCCAAAGTAGTGATGGAGCAAGGGGTGCATGTGGAAGGAATCAACTTTTATACCGGTTTCTGTGTCGAAGGGCATACCCATGCCATCCGAAAAAAAGATAAAGACAAGCAAAAGCGTAACAATGCCCTGTGGGTTGCTGAACAACTAGGAATTAAGTTACATATCATCGATATTTCCGAAGAATACAAGGATATCGTGATAAACCCTAAGCACGGCTATGGCGCTAACCTAAACCCTTGCCTAGACTGTAAAATATTTATGGTGAATCAGGCACAAGCATGGGCTTGGGCTGAAGAAAATGGTTTCGACTTTATTATTACCGGCGAAGTGATTGGACAGCGTCCAAAATCCCAGCGCAAAGAAACCATGCCCATCATCGCCCGTGAATCCGGCGCAGATGATCGCTTATTGCGCCCCTTGTGCGCCAAAAACCTAATCCCGACTTTGCCTGAGCGCGAAGGTTGGGTCAATCGAGATGAGCTCTATGACTGGTCAGGGCGTAGCCGAAAGCCGCAATTTGAACTCGCTAAGAAATTTGGTTTTGAAGATTACGCCCAGCCTGCGGGCGGCTGTTGCTTCTTAACCGATCCCAACTATTCCAAAAAATTGGCCGATTTGTGGCAAGCCCGCGGCGAACGACGCTATGAACTTGATGATATTATGTTATTAAAAGTTGGCCGTCATATCCGTCCAAAAGATAACTTTAAACTTATCGTGAGTCGTGAAGAAGGCGAGAATAACTTTCTACGTGGCTACAAAAAAGAGTTTACCTCTATCCACACTATCAGTCATGGCGGCCCGCTAACTTTGTTAGATGGTACTTTCGACAAAGACGACATCAAACTCGCCGCACAAATCGTAGCTCGTTATTCTGGCGGCAGAACGGCTGATAAAGTCACGGTAGAAGTTGAAAACTATCAAGGCACCTCATACGTCATGGACGTAGCACCGATGCCAGTCCATGAAGTCAAAGAAGAGTGGCACGTTTAA
- the typA gene encoding translational GTPase TypA, with protein sequence MIEKLRNIAIIAHVDHGKTTLVDKLLEQSGTLGERAGAQDRVMDSNDLEKERGITILAKNTAITWNDYRINIVDTPGHADFGGEVERVMSMVDSVLLLVDAAEGPMPQTRFVTQKAFAQGLKPILVINKIDKPGARPDWVMDQVFDLFDNLGATDEQLDFEVVYASALNGWASRDEIETGENMQPLFEAIVDNVSPPPANSEGGFQMQISQLDYNSYVGVIGVGRIKRGSVKLNQPVTVISADGQKRNGKVGQVLGYLGLDRHEVETAEAGDIIAITGLGDLKISDTICDQSAVEALPPLSVDEPTVTMTFQVNTSPFAGKEGKFVTSRNILERLHQELVHNVALRVEETDDPDKFRVSGRGELHLGILIENMRREGYELAVSRPEVIIREENGQLMEPYETVTIDVEEEHQGSVMENLGLRKAELTNMSPDGKGRIRMDFIMPSRGLIGFQTEFMTMTSGSGLMYHTFEHYGPHKGGEIGQRINGVLISNGQGKALTNALFNLQERGRLFAQHGDEVYEGQIIGIHSRANDLTVNALKGKQLTNVRASGTDDAQVLTPPIKMTLEQALEFIDNDELVEVTPESIRIRKKLLTESERKRAARPPKA encoded by the coding sequence ATGATCGAAAAATTACGCAATATTGCGATTATTGCCCACGTTGACCATGGCAAAACCACTCTAGTGGACAAGCTTTTAGAGCAATCCGGTACTCTGGGCGAGCGTGCAGGCGCGCAAGATCGAGTCATGGACTCTAATGACTTGGAAAAAGAACGTGGTATTACTATTTTGGCTAAAAATACCGCTATCACTTGGAATGATTACCGTATCAACATTGTAGACACTCCAGGGCACGCCGATTTTGGTGGCGAAGTTGAGCGAGTGATGTCTATGGTTGATTCGGTGTTATTGTTGGTGGATGCGGCCGAAGGGCCTATGCCGCAAACTCGCTTTGTAACGCAAAAAGCCTTTGCTCAAGGTTTAAAACCGATTCTGGTGATTAACAAAATTGATAAGCCAGGGGCGCGGCCAGACTGGGTTATGGATCAGGTTTTTGATTTATTTGATAATTTAGGCGCAACAGACGAGCAGCTTGATTTTGAAGTGGTTTACGCTTCGGCCCTAAACGGTTGGGCCAGCCGCGATGAAATCGAGACTGGTGAGAATATGCAGCCTTTGTTTGAAGCGATAGTGGATAATGTTTCACCGCCACCCGCTAATAGCGAGGGCGGCTTCCAGATGCAAATCTCGCAACTGGATTATAACTCTTATGTCGGCGTGATTGGGGTTGGTCGTATTAAGCGTGGTAGCGTGAAACTTAACCAGCCAGTGACGGTCATCAGCGCTGATGGACAAAAACGTAATGGTAAAGTAGGTCAGGTGCTAGGCTATTTAGGACTCGATCGACACGAAGTGGAAACTGCCGAAGCTGGCGATATCATCGCGATTACTGGTTTGGGCGACCTAAAAATTTCCGATACTATTTGTGACCAATCGGCTGTCGAAGCTTTGCCGCCACTGAGCGTGGACGAGCCAACGGTTACCATGACTTTCCAAGTTAACACTTCTCCTTTTGCCGGCAAAGAAGGTAAATTCGTAACCTCGCGCAATATTCTTGAGCGTTTGCATCAAGAGTTAGTGCATAACGTTGCTTTGCGAGTGGAAGAAACCGATGATCCGGATAAATTCCGAGTGTCTGGTCGTGGTGAACTACACCTTGGGATCTTGATCGAAAATATGCGCCGCGAAGGATATGAGTTGGCGGTGTCGCGACCAGAAGTTATTATTCGCGAAGAAAATGGCCAACTGATGGAACCTTATGAAACGGTTACCATTGATGTGGAAGAAGAGCATCAAGGTAGCGTGATGGAAAATCTTGGTCTGCGTAAAGCTGAGTTGACCAACATGAGCCCTGATGGCAAAGGTCGTATTCGAATGGACTTTATTATGCCGAGTCGTGGCTTGATTGGCTTTCAAACGGAATTTATGACTATGACCTCAGGCTCAGGCTTAATGTATCACACCTTTGAGCATTATGGCCCGCATAAAGGTGGCGAAATTGGCCAGCGGATTAATGGCGTTTTAATTTCCAATGGTCAGGGTAAAGCTTTGACCAATGCACTGTTCAACTTGCAAGAGCGTGGCCGCTTATTTGCTCAGCATGGTGACGAAGTCTACGAAGGACAAATTATTGGTATTCACAGTCGCGCCAACGATTTAACCGTAAATGCTTTAAAAGGTAAGCAACTGACCAACGTTCGTGCTTCGGGAACTGATGATGCCCAAGTGTTGACGCCACCGATCAAAATGACCCTTGAACAAGCATTAGAGTTTATTGATAACGATGAGTTGGTGGAGGTTACTCCTGAGTCGATTCGGATTCGAAAAAAATTGCTTACAGAAAGCGAGCGCAAGCGAGCAGCAAGACCACCAAAAGCTTAA
- a CDS encoding TonB-dependent siderophore receptor, translated as MTNKTMIAKAVKAALYSGFAASIAISSPATFAAEEEGAEEQNVVVTTGSRLKRSDVEGALPVTIIDREQIELSGESNAADFLRNLTFNSGGSFRPQSGSSAQGTASISLRGIGASRTLVLIDGRRLPKSGSTGSTQDLNTIPMGAIERIEVLVDGASAVYGSDAIGGVVNVILRSDYEGAEIMLGRAGVSIPRDGGDREEGSIVFGAAGDRSNIIAGISWNDRDIIFARDFPWNTPGGSIYGNSFTTIDGQGFDNFDWTSIPDGQGGTACDFPGTGFYTIGNVNAVNPDQTRCAYDFTLVSADEASIKNKGLFIKAEHEVNDDWMIYMNARVTRTESFGRYAPVPDSSFFSTPLTADSPNNPTNPNGNVYDASLGLAPQAVNWWHRFDALGNRDSTVTNNMNDVLIGTTGNWMNVDWDIGYRRTDNKTDDVGRNYLLRSAASTLIESGAYDLANPYASDEDVLNAMRITVYRESNFDFEEAFAQGQFDLFDMGGGTSSMLVGAEWRKEIYSDQYDPQSEAGQVGGSAGNSAAGTRQVRVLAFEALFPFTDNFEMNVAARYDDYSDFGDNTSPKVSFRYQPWDELTLRASWGQGFRAPSLPELNAKTTFSATSVNDPQSCVAQGQPADCSLQINEFRQANPALQAEESDQYSIGAAWQPLEWLNLTVDYSNIEITDQITLIGPQDIIDSQITGVPVPAGLTCTRAPSGSIVECLTGFGNQGELEVENMDVNLRMNFDLWGGQLTSNTQWSRVISYSFDGGDSIVRNAGLPKDRLTLWNTYAINDFTFGYNLNLIGHNGQDTNRAGTWVTHDLQVNYSAPWDGRFTVGVRNIGEKFPPIGKGSTGGRDYDFGLYDGFGRVTYMRYTQSF; from the coding sequence ATGACTAACAAGACAATGATAGCTAAAGCTGTTAAAGCAGCTTTATACAGCGGCTTTGCTGCTTCTATCGCTATCTCCTCTCCAGCAACTTTCGCTGCTGAAGAAGAAGGCGCTGAAGAACAGAACGTTGTTGTAACAACGGGTTCTCGACTAAAGCGAAGTGACGTAGAAGGCGCTCTTCCTGTAACAATTATTGACCGTGAACAAATTGAATTAAGCGGTGAGTCAAACGCTGCTGATTTTTTGCGTAATTTGACTTTTAACAGTGGTGGTTCTTTCCGCCCACAATCTGGTAGTTCTGCTCAAGGTACTGCTTCAATCAGTTTACGTGGTATTGGCGCTAGCCGTACTTTGGTCTTGATTGATGGCCGTCGTCTACCTAAATCTGGTTCGACGGGTTCTACTCAAGATTTGAATACTATTCCAATGGGTGCTATTGAGCGTATTGAGGTACTAGTTGATGGTGCTTCAGCGGTATACGGTTCTGACGCAATTGGTGGTGTTGTAAACGTAATTTTGCGTTCCGATTATGAAGGCGCTGAAATTATGTTAGGTCGTGCAGGCGTTAGTATTCCTCGTGACGGTGGTGACAGAGAAGAAGGTTCTATCGTATTTGGTGCAGCAGGCGATCGTTCTAACATCATCGCTGGTATTTCTTGGAATGATCGTGACATCATATTTGCGCGTGATTTCCCTTGGAACACTCCTGGCGGTTCTATTTATGGTAACAGCTTCACTACTATTGATGGACAAGGTTTCGATAACTTTGACTGGACTTCTATTCCGGATGGTCAAGGCGGTACAGCTTGTGACTTCCCGGGTACAGGTTTCTACACCATTGGCAACGTCAATGCAGTTAACCCTGATCAAACACGTTGTGCCTACGACTTTACATTAGTAAGTGCTGATGAAGCGTCGATTAAAAACAAAGGTTTGTTCATTAAAGCTGAGCACGAAGTCAACGATGACTGGATGATTTACATGAATGCTCGTGTAACTCGTACAGAATCTTTTGGTCGTTATGCTCCAGTACCTGATTCGAGCTTCTTCTCGACTCCGTTAACAGCCGATAGCCCAAATAACCCAACCAATCCTAATGGTAACGTTTACGATGCAAGCTTAGGTCTAGCACCACAAGCTGTAAACTGGTGGCACCGTTTTGATGCACTAGGTAATCGTGATTCTACCGTAACTAACAACATGAATGATGTGTTGATTGGTACAACCGGTAACTGGATGAATGTGGACTGGGATATAGGTTATCGTCGTACAGATAATAAAACTGACGATGTAGGACGTAACTATTTACTACGTTCAGCAGCTTCAACTTTGATTGAGTCAGGTGCTTATGACTTAGCAAATCCATATGCTTCAGACGAAGATGTTCTAAATGCAATGAGAATCACGGTTTACCGTGAGTCAAACTTCGATTTTGAAGAAGCGTTTGCTCAAGGTCAATTTGATTTATTCGATATGGGCGGCGGTACTTCATCTATGTTAGTAGGTGCTGAGTGGCGTAAAGAAATCTACTCTGATCAGTACGATCCACAATCTGAAGCAGGTCAAGTAGGTGGTTCAGCGGGTAACTCTGCAGCAGGTACACGTCAAGTTCGCGTTCTTGCATTCGAGGCTCTATTCCCATTCACCGATAACTTTGAAATGAATGTTGCGGCTCGTTACGATGATTACTCTGATTTTGGTGATAACACTTCTCCAAAAGTATCATTCCGTTACCAGCCATGGGATGAGTTGACTCTTCGTGCATCTTGGGGTCAAGGTTTCCGTGCACCGTCACTACCTGAGTTAAACGCTAAAACTACTTTTAGTGCGACTTCAGTAAATGATCCTCAAAGTTGTGTTGCTCAAGGCCAGCCTGCTGACTGTTCATTGCAAATCAATGAATTCAGACAAGCTAATCCTGCGTTGCAAGCAGAAGAATCAGATCAATACTCTATTGGTGCAGCTTGGCAGCCACTGGAATGGTTAAACTTAACTGTTGATTACAGTAATATTGAAATCACCGATCAAATTACTCTAATTGGTCCTCAAGATATTATTGATTCTCAAATCACCGGTGTTCCAGTTCCAGCTGGTTTGACTTGTACACGTGCGCCAAGTGGTTCGATCGTTGAGTGTTTAACTGGCTTTGGTAACCAAGGTGAGTTAGAAGTTGAAAATATGGATGTTAACTTACGCATGAACTTTGATCTTTGGGGCGGTCAATTGACCTCAAACACTCAATGGTCTCGTGTCATAAGCTACAGCTTCGATGGTGGAGACAGTATTGTTAGAAATGCTGGTTTGCCAAAAGATCGTTTAACGCTTTGGAACACTTACGCTATCAACGACTTCACTTTCGGTTATAACCTAAACCTAATCGGTCACAATGGTCAAGATACTAACCGTGCTGGTACTTGGGTTACACATGACTTACAAGTGAACTACAGTGCTCCTTGGGATGGTCGTTTCACTGTTGGTGTACGTAACATTGGTGAGAAATTCCCTCCAATCGGTAAGGGCTCAACTGGCGGTCGTGACTATGACTTCGGTCTTTACGACGGTTTTGGTCGAGTAACTTACATGCGTTACACTCAATCTTTCTAA
- a CDS encoding methyltransferase domain-containing protein yields MRKDKKYRKDVWSSYWQKSVIESCAGFIQSDESDIERFWEVCSQEISSSDQVLDLCMGKGAVIKSILNQKTLAKEDFPLCYGVDLASYSEQLAWLEPYRANVRLLLNTSIEDIPLKDNSIDHCVSQFGIEYALSEATYSELLRLLKPKAKLSLVIHHSDSILINVARQEIEQIDFLVDEIGVFEKVEKMIPFFVLLRNPANISKLNKSAEAQHARQEYNQNLTAIKANVEKFINPDILQESLNIFSNCLQLAKEKGKKTAVNFLKNYQKELLDSSFRSNELIDCAMGKAELDSFLARLGKEMSIDYEISELKSNHRLVAWGVKVNLRD; encoded by the coding sequence ATGAGAAAAGATAAAAAGTATAGAAAAGACGTTTGGTCGAGCTATTGGCAAAAGAGTGTTATTGAATCTTGTGCGGGCTTTATTCAGTCAGATGAGTCTGATATCGAACGATTTTGGGAAGTTTGCTCGCAAGAGATATCAAGTTCTGATCAAGTTCTCGATCTTTGTATGGGCAAAGGTGCTGTTATTAAAAGCATCCTGAACCAAAAAACATTAGCTAAAGAAGATTTCCCACTTTGCTATGGAGTTGACTTAGCGAGCTATTCAGAGCAACTCGCTTGGTTAGAGCCGTATCGTGCAAATGTTAGACTATTACTTAATACTTCAATTGAGGATATCCCTTTAAAAGATAACTCTATTGATCACTGTGTAAGTCAGTTTGGAATAGAGTATGCGTTGTCAGAGGCTACTTATAGTGAGTTATTGAGGTTGTTGAAGCCGAAAGCGAAACTCAGCTTGGTTATTCACCATAGTGACTCCATTCTAATTAACGTCGCAAGGCAAGAAATTGAACAAATAGATTTTCTAGTGGATGAGATAGGAGTATTTGAAAAAGTTGAAAAAATGATTCCTTTCTTTGTGCTACTAAGAAATCCGGCCAATATTAGTAAGCTTAATAAGAGCGCTGAAGCACAACACGCAAGGCAGGAATATAATCAAAATTTAACTGCAATCAAGGCTAATGTTGAAAAATTTATTAATCCAGATATTCTACAGGAATCATTAAATATTTTTTCTAACTGCTTACAGCTAGCGAAGGAGAAAGGTAAAAAGACAGCGGTTAACTTTTTAAAGAATTATCAAAAAGAGCTTTTGGATTCTAGCTTTAGATCAAACGAACTTATTGACTGTGCAATGGGGAAAGCTGAGTTGGATAGTTTCTTAGCTAGGTTAGGTAAAGAGATGTCGATTGACTATGAAATTTCCGAACTAAAAAGTAATCACAGGCTTGTTGCCTGGGGGGTTAAAGTCAATCTTAGGGACTGA